A genome region from Mycolicibacterium litorale includes the following:
- a CDS encoding DUF3052 domain-containing protein, producing the protein MVAAADAPNYAQRLGIENDQVVQELGWDEDVDDDIRADIEDACGGELLDEDADEVIDVVLMWWRDDDGDLVDALMDAITPLADDGVIWVVTPKTGKPGHVQPADIAESAPTAGLMQTSSANLGDWIASRLVQPKSKAAGRR; encoded by the coding sequence GTGGTCGCGGCGGCAGACGCCCCGAACTACGCCCAACGACTGGGCATCGAAAACGATCAGGTTGTGCAGGAACTGGGCTGGGACGAGGACGTCGACGACGACATCCGGGCCGATATCGAGGACGCGTGCGGCGGTGAGCTGCTCGACGAGGACGCCGATGAGGTCATCGACGTCGTGCTGATGTGGTGGCGCGACGACGACGGTGACCTGGTGGACGCGCTGATGGACGCCATCACCCCGTTGGCCGACGACGGCGTGATCTGGGTGGTGACCCCGAAGACCGGCAAACCCGGGCACGTGCAGCCGGCGGACATCGCCGAGTCGGCGCCCACTGCGGGTCTGATGCAGACGTCGTCGGCGAATCTCGGTGACTGGATCGCCAGCCGGCTGGTGCAGCCCAAGTCGAAGGCCGCGGGGCGCAGGTGA
- a CDS encoding peroxiredoxin, with translation MIEAGAEAPDFTLKDQNGQPVTLSGFRGEKNVLLVFFPLAFTGICQGELDEIRDNLPSYENDDTVTLAISVGPPPTHKVWATQSGFTFPVLSDFWPHGAVAQAYGVFNADAGIANRGTFVVDRSGIVRFSEMKGPGEARDQALWTDALAALRSP, from the coding sequence GTGATCGAGGCAGGCGCCGAGGCGCCCGACTTCACGCTCAAGGACCAGAACGGTCAACCCGTCACGCTGAGCGGCTTTCGCGGCGAGAAGAACGTGTTGCTGGTGTTCTTCCCGCTCGCGTTCACCGGCATCTGCCAGGGTGAGCTCGACGAGATCCGGGACAACCTGCCCAGCTACGAGAACGACGACACGGTGACGCTGGCGATCTCCGTCGGCCCGCCGCCCACCCACAAGGTGTGGGCCACCCAGAGCGGGTTCACGTTCCCGGTGCTGTCGGACTTCTGGCCGCACGGCGCGGTCGCCCAGGCCTACGGGGTGTTCAACGCCGACGCGGGCATCGCCAACCGGGGCACCTTCGTGGTGGACCGGTCGGGCATCGTGCGGTTCTCGGAGATGAAGGGGCCCGGCGAGGCGCGCGATCAGGCGCTGTGGACCGACGCCCTGGCGGCGCTGCGCTCGCCCTGA
- a CDS encoding nuclear transport factor 2 family protein, which yields MSEQEQNIEVIKKGYDAFASGDIETVMSLFDDNVEWVHPGNSTISGTYHGKGEVGAYLAKMAEKDLDVRATRLIADGDTVIALTDISVAGERSKDADVFTVRDGKTVRVEIYGDTALMERVYGTKQSAAAQ from the coding sequence ATGTCGGAACAGGAACAGAACATCGAGGTCATCAAGAAGGGTTACGACGCCTTCGCGTCCGGCGACATCGAGACCGTCATGAGCCTCTTCGACGACAACGTCGAATGGGTGCATCCGGGCAACAGCACGATCAGCGGCACCTATCACGGCAAGGGTGAGGTCGGCGCCTACCTGGCCAAGATGGCCGAGAAGGACTTGGATGTCCGGGCGACACGGCTGATCGCCGACGGGGACACAGTCATCGCGTTGACCGACATCTCGGTCGCCGGTGAACGGAGCAAGGACGCCGATGTGTTCACCGTGCGCGACGGCAAAACCGTACGCGTGGAGATCTACGGCGACACCGCACTGATGGAACGGGTGTACGGCACGAAGCAGTCCGCGGCGGCGCAGTAG
- a CDS encoding VOC family protein gives MNVNGINHVAVTVRDLQVSGPWYRALFGTEPVLDEHTDAGFHHLVWAFGDGTLFGIHQHDRRAGETDFSELEPGLDHVGFGCADRAELEQWVGRLDELGVSHGGIVDAAYGSGLSFRDPDGVALEFFAPPSR, from the coding sequence ATGAACGTCAACGGAATCAACCACGTCGCCGTCACGGTGCGTGACCTTCAGGTGAGCGGACCGTGGTACCGCGCACTGTTCGGCACCGAACCCGTGCTCGACGAGCACACCGACGCCGGTTTCCACCACCTGGTGTGGGCGTTCGGCGACGGCACGCTGTTCGGCATCCATCAGCACGACCGGCGCGCCGGCGAAACGGATTTCAGCGAATTGGAGCCGGGCCTCGACCATGTCGGGTTCGGCTGCGCCGACCGGGCCGAACTCGAGCAGTGGGTGGGCCGCCTCGACGAGCTCGGCGTCTCGCACGGCGGTATCGTCGATGCCGCCTACGGGTCGGGGCTGAGTTTCCGTGACCCGGACGGGGTGGCGCTCGAGTTCTTCGCACCGCCGTCCCGTTAG
- a CDS encoding SURF1 family cytochrome oxidase biogenesis protein has translation MKRWAFLLRPAWLALFVVVLAFAYLCFTVLAPWQLGKNTKTSRENDQIARSVTAEPVPVTDVLPRQDSAAPDEQWQRVTATGRYLPQAQVLARLRVIDGDPAYEVLVPFAVDGGPTVLVDRGYVKPERGTDVPPIEPAPTETVTITARLRDAEPVPPGKEPLRENGIPQVYAINPGQISAVTGVPLAGSYLQLVEDQPGGLGVIGLPHLDAGPFLSYGIQWIAFGIIAPIGLGYFIYAEIRQRRRDKAAADAAADSKAPATPEDKLADRYGRRR, from the coding sequence ATGAAGCGCTGGGCGTTCCTGTTGCGGCCGGCGTGGCTCGCGCTGTTCGTGGTGGTGCTCGCCTTCGCCTACCTGTGCTTCACCGTGCTGGCGCCGTGGCAGCTGGGGAAGAACACCAAGACCTCCCGGGAGAACGACCAGATCGCGCGCTCGGTGACCGCCGAACCCGTGCCGGTGACCGACGTGCTCCCCCGGCAGGATTCGGCCGCACCGGACGAACAGTGGCAGCGGGTCACCGCGACCGGGCGGTACCTGCCGCAGGCGCAGGTGCTGGCGCGGCTGCGGGTGATCGACGGCGACCCGGCGTACGAGGTGCTGGTGCCGTTCGCCGTCGACGGCGGCCCGACCGTGCTGGTGGACCGTGGCTACGTCAAACCCGAACGGGGCACCGACGTGCCGCCGATCGAGCCGGCCCCCACCGAGACCGTGACCATCACCGCGCGGCTGCGCGACGCCGAACCCGTCCCGCCGGGCAAGGAGCCGTTGCGGGAGAACGGCATTCCGCAGGTGTACGCGATCAACCCCGGACAGATCTCGGCCGTGACCGGCGTCCCGCTGGCCGGTTCCTATCTGCAGCTCGTCGAGGATCAGCCGGGCGGGCTCGGCGTCATCGGGCTACCCCATCTGGACGCGGGCCCGTTCCTGTCGTACGGGATCCAGTGGATCGCGTTCGGCATCATCGCCCCGATCGGCCTGGGCTACTTCATCTACGCCGAGATCCGCCAGCGCCGACGCGACAAGGCCGCCGCGGACGCCGCCGCCGATTCCAAGGCACCCGCGACGCCCGAGGACAAGCTCGCCGACCGCTACGGCCGGCGGCGCTGA
- a CDS encoding low molecular weight protein-tyrosine-phosphatase — translation MSESGPLHITFVCSGNICRSPMAEKMFAHQIAERGLSGAVRVSSAGTGGWHAGDPADARAVHVLRAHGYPTTHEAAQVDDDHLSADLVVALGRNHVRMLTELGVPAGRLRMLRSFDPRSAAHPLDVEDPYYGTQDDFEDVFAVIEAALPGLHDWVDEQLATRGLAS, via the coding sequence GTGTCTGAGTCGGGCCCGCTGCACATCACGTTCGTCTGCTCCGGCAACATCTGCCGCTCCCCGATGGCCGAGAAGATGTTCGCCCACCAGATCGCCGAACGCGGACTGTCCGGGGCGGTACGGGTGAGCAGCGCGGGGACGGGCGGCTGGCATGCCGGTGACCCCGCCGACGCGCGCGCCGTCCACGTGCTGCGCGCCCACGGCTACCCCACCACCCACGAGGCCGCCCAGGTCGACGACGACCACCTGTCCGCCGATCTCGTCGTCGCGCTGGGCCGCAACCACGTGCGGATGCTGACCGAACTGGGCGTGCCGGCGGGGCGGCTGCGCATGCTGCGCTCGTTCGATCCGCGCTCCGCGGCGCACCCACTGGACGTCGAGGATCCGTATTACGGCACCCAGGACGACTTCGAGGACGTCTTCGCCGTGATCGAAGCGGCACTGCCGGGCCTGCACGACTGGGTGGACGAACAACTCGCGACACGGGGGCTCGCGAGCTGA
- a CDS encoding HAD hydrolase-like protein, producing MTDTLDRSTATRPQLVLFDLDGTLTDSAQGIVASFRHALGEVGAPVPDGDLVSRIVGPPMHHTLRSLGLGERADEAIAAYRADYTSRGWSMNRTFDGIPALLTDLQSAGVRLAVATSKAEPTAQRILAHFGLDGFFEVIAGASPDGTRAAKADVVASALARLEPLPDRVVMVGDRRHDVEGAAAHGIDTVVVGWGYGRADFAEPGPMPVLAHVETVADLREVLGV from the coding sequence GTGACCGACACGCTGGACCGTTCCACCGCCACCCGCCCGCAGCTGGTGTTGTTCGACCTCGACGGCACGCTGACCGATTCGGCGCAGGGCATCGTGGCCAGCTTCCGGCATGCGCTGGGCGAGGTCGGGGCGCCGGTGCCCGACGGCGACCTCGTCAGCCGCATCGTCGGTCCGCCCATGCACCACACGCTGCGCTCGCTCGGTCTGGGCGAGCGGGCCGACGAGGCGATCGCGGCCTACCGGGCCGACTACACCTCCCGCGGCTGGTCGATGAACCGCACGTTCGACGGCATCCCCGCCCTGCTGACCGACCTACAGTCCGCGGGCGTCCGCCTCGCGGTGGCCACGTCGAAGGCCGAACCGACGGCGCAGCGCATCCTGGCCCACTTCGGCCTCGACGGCTTCTTCGAGGTCATCGCCGGCGCCAGCCCGGACGGCACCCGCGCGGCCAAGGCCGACGTCGTCGCGTCCGCGCTGGCCCGCCTCGAACCGCTGCCCGACCGGGTGGTGATGGTCGGCGACCGGCGCCACGACGTCGAGGGCGCCGCCGCCCACGGCATCGACACCGTGGTGGTCGGCTGGGGTTACGGCCGCGCCGACTTCGCCGAACCCGGCCCGATGCCGGTGCTCGCGCACGTCGAGACGGTGGCCGACCTGCGGGAGGTGCTCGGTGTCTGA
- the cobC gene encoding Rv2231c family pyridoxal phosphate-dependent protein CobC, with product MLDFAVNVRAGGPPSWLVERLADRLTDLGSYPSAADERRAVQAVAARHGRAEDEVALLAGGAEGFALLACLQPRLAALIAPSFTEPDAVFAAAGVPVAHVVLDPPFGLAGAQVPADADLVVVGNPTNPTAVLHTRAEILALRRPGRLVVVDEAFADAVPGEPQSLAADAPPDVLVLRSLTKTWALAGLRVGYALGAPEAVARLTSQRAHWALGTLQLEALAACNAPSAVRDAEAGAHRLAALRVEMVAGLTAIGVECVPGAAPFVLFAVPDAELVRKRLAGRGIAVRRCDTFVGLDGEYLRAAVRAEWPVLVEALAEAMR from the coding sequence ATGCTCGACTTCGCCGTCAACGTGCGCGCGGGTGGGCCGCCGTCGTGGCTGGTCGAGCGCCTGGCCGACCGGCTGACCGACCTGGGCAGTTACCCGTCGGCCGCCGACGAGCGCCGCGCGGTGCAGGCGGTGGCCGCCCGGCACGGACGCGCCGAGGACGAGGTCGCGCTGCTGGCCGGCGGGGCCGAAGGATTCGCGCTGCTGGCCTGTCTGCAGCCCCGGCTGGCCGCGCTGATCGCGCCGTCGTTCACCGAACCGGACGCCGTGTTCGCCGCGGCCGGGGTGCCCGTCGCGCACGTGGTGCTCGACCCGCCGTTCGGCCTTGCCGGCGCACAGGTCCCCGCCGACGCCGACCTCGTGGTCGTCGGCAACCCCACCAACCCCACCGCGGTGCTGCACACCCGGGCGGAGATCCTCGCGTTGCGCAGGCCCGGTCGCCTCGTGGTGGTCGACGAGGCATTCGCCGACGCGGTTCCGGGCGAGCCGCAATCGCTGGCCGCCGACGCCCCGCCGGACGTGCTCGTGCTGCGCAGCCTGACCAAGACGTGGGCGCTGGCCGGGCTGCGGGTCGGCTACGCGCTCGGCGCACCCGAGGCCGTGGCGCGGCTGACGTCGCAACGGGCCCACTGGGCGCTGGGCACCCTGCAACTCGAGGCGCTGGCCGCATGCAACGCCCCATCGGCGGTGCGCGACGCCGAGGCGGGGGCCCACCGGCTGGCCGCACTGCGGGTCGAGATGGTGGCCGGCCTGACCGCTATCGGTGTCGAGTGCGTGCCCGGTGCCGCGCCGTTCGTGCTGTTCGCCGTGCCGGATGCGGAGTTGGTCCGAAAGCGATTGGCAGGTAGGGGGATCGCGGTGCGACGGTGTGACACGTTCGTCGGCCTGGACGGTGAGTACCTGCGGGCGGCGGTGCGCGCGGAGTGGCCGGTGCTCGTCGAGGCGCTGGCGGAGGCGATGCGATGA
- a CDS encoding Nif3-like dinuclear metal center hexameric protein — translation MSVLLRDVIDVLDDAYPPRLAEDWDSVGLVCGDPDEPVESVTVAVDPTEAVIAQVPERGLLVAHHPLLLRGVDTVAASTPKGALVHSLIRTGRALFTAHTNADSASPGVSDALAAALGITVEEVLSPVAADTELDKWVVYVPAENADAVREAMFGAGGGQIGDYSHCSWSASGTGQFLPHEGASPAIGSVGSVEHVAEERVEVIAPAARRRDLLAAVRGAHPYEEPAFDIFSIAPIPGDVGIGRIGSLSTPEPLSQFVSRVNAALPATSWGVRAAGDPATRVSRVAVCGGAGDSLLATVSRADVQAYVTADLRHHPADEHRRASPVALVDVAHWASEFPWCEQAAGVLRAHFSEALPVRVCDLRTDPWNLGTGRETRES, via the coding sequence ATGAGCGTGCTGCTGCGAGACGTGATCGACGTCCTCGACGACGCCTACCCACCGCGGCTGGCCGAGGACTGGGATTCGGTCGGGCTGGTCTGCGGCGATCCGGACGAACCCGTCGAATCGGTGACCGTCGCGGTGGACCCGACCGAGGCCGTCATCGCGCAGGTACCGGAGCGGGGTCTGCTGGTGGCCCACCACCCGCTGCTGTTGCGCGGTGTGGACACCGTCGCGGCGAGCACCCCGAAGGGGGCGCTCGTGCACTCGTTGATCCGCACCGGCCGAGCGCTGTTCACCGCCCACACCAACGCCGACTCCGCCTCGCCCGGGGTGTCGGACGCGCTGGCCGCGGCGCTCGGCATCACCGTCGAGGAGGTGCTCTCGCCGGTGGCCGCCGACACCGAACTGGACAAGTGGGTGGTGTACGTCCCCGCCGAGAACGCCGACGCCGTGCGGGAGGCCATGTTCGGTGCGGGCGGCGGCCAGATCGGCGACTACTCGCACTGCAGCTGGAGCGCGTCGGGCACCGGGCAGTTCCTGCCGCACGAGGGCGCCTCGCCCGCCATCGGCAGCGTCGGGTCGGTGGAACACGTCGCCGAGGAGCGGGTCGAGGTGATCGCCCCTGCGGCGCGCCGCCGGGACCTGCTCGCCGCCGTGCGCGGCGCGCATCCCTACGAGGAGCCCGCGTTCGACATCTTCAGCATCGCGCCGATCCCCGGCGACGTGGGCATCGGCCGTATCGGCTCGTTGTCGACGCCGGAACCGTTGTCGCAGTTCGTCTCCCGCGTCAACGCCGCGCTGCCCGCCACGTCGTGGGGGGTACGGGCGGCCGGTGACCCGGCGACGAGGGTGTCGCGGGTCGCCGTGTGCGGCGGCGCGGGGGACTCGCTGCTTGCTACGGTGTCCCGCGCCGACGTGCAGGCGTACGTGACGGCCGATCTGCGCCACCATCCCGCCGACGAACACCGGCGGGCATCGCCGGTGGCGCTGGTCGACGTCGCCCACTGGGCCAGCGAGTTCCCGTGGTGCGAACAGGCCGCCGGCGTGCTGCGGGCGCACTTCTCCGAGGCGTTACCGGTGCGGGTCTGCGACCTGCGCACCGATCCATGGAACCTAGGAACTGGTAGGGAAACACGTGAAAGCTGA
- a CDS encoding zinc ribbon domain-containing protein, with protein MKADVWQQHSLLQLAEVDAGLARVEHRVKKLPEQEELDRIRAEHGAAGDRVATLGIAIEDLDDQVTKFESEIEGVRQREDRDRALLQGGSVAAKQVAELQHELETLERRQASLEDSLLEVMERREELTAQRADAVARVDELQVTLTAAQHALAEAVAELDRARQEHLTRRDELLATLQPDLVALYERQRARGGPGAGQLQGRRCGACRLEIDRGEMARITAAPDDEVLRCPECNAILVRAEGFKK; from the coding sequence GTGAAAGCTGATGTCTGGCAGCAACATTCGTTGCTGCAGCTGGCCGAGGTGGATGCCGGGCTGGCGCGAGTCGAGCACCGGGTGAAGAAGTTGCCCGAACAGGAGGAACTCGACCGGATCCGCGCCGAACACGGTGCGGCCGGTGACCGGGTGGCCACGCTCGGCATCGCGATCGAAGACCTCGACGACCAGGTGACGAAGTTCGAATCCGAGATCGAGGGCGTCCGTCAGCGCGAAGACCGCGACCGCGCGCTGCTGCAGGGCGGCAGCGTCGCGGCCAAACAGGTCGCAGAACTGCAGCACGAACTCGAAACGCTCGAACGCCGTCAGGCGAGCCTGGAGGATTCGCTGCTCGAGGTCATGGAGCGCCGCGAGGAACTCACCGCCCAGCGCGCCGACGCAGTGGCGCGCGTCGACGAGTTGCAGGTCACGCTGACGGCCGCCCAGCACGCACTGGCCGAGGCGGTGGCCGAGCTCGACCGGGCGCGGCAGGAACACCTGACCCGGCGCGACGAGCTGCTCGCGACGTTGCAGCCCGACCTGGTCGCGCTCTACGAACGCCAACGCGCCCGCGGCGGTCCCGGCGCCGGGCAGCTGCAGGGCCGCCGGTGCGGCGCCTGCCGGCTCGAGATCGACCGGGGCGAGATGGCCCGGATCACCGCCGCCCCCGACGACGAGGTGCTGCGCTGCCCCGAGTGCAACGCGATCCTGGTGCGCGCGGAGGGATTCAAGAAATGA
- a CDS encoding bifunctional RNase H/acid phosphatase: MKVIVEADGGSRGNPGPAGYGSVVWSADRSSVLAESKQSIGRATNNVAEYRGLIAGLEEAANVGATEVAVSMDSKLVVEQMAGRWKVKHPDLVPLHEQARSLARRFDRVTYAWIPRARNAHADRLANEAMDAAAGIESAPRSAPTVAPTETPASPAGWTGARGAPTRFLLLRHGQTELSVERRYSGRGNPALTELGRRQAEAAAAHLAQRGGIDAVVSSPLQRAYDTAAAAAKALGLDVAVDEDLIETDFGTWEGLTFGEAAQRDPDIHARWLSDTSVEPPGGESFDAVAHRVRRARNRIIAEHGASTVLVVSHVTPIKTMLRLALNAGEGILYRLHLDLASLSIAEFYPDGGSSVRLVNQTAYL, translated from the coding sequence ATGAAGGTGATCGTCGAGGCCGACGGGGGTTCGCGCGGCAACCCCGGCCCGGCGGGCTACGGGTCGGTGGTCTGGTCGGCCGACCGGTCCTCGGTGCTCGCCGAGAGCAAGCAGTCGATCGGCCGGGCCACCAACAACGTCGCCGAATACCGCGGGTTGATCGCCGGTCTCGAGGAGGCCGCCAACGTCGGCGCCACCGAGGTCGCGGTATCCATGGACTCCAAGCTGGTCGTCGAGCAGATGGCGGGCCGCTGGAAGGTCAAGCACCCCGATCTGGTTCCGCTGCACGAGCAGGCGCGGTCCCTGGCGCGGCGGTTCGACCGGGTGACCTACGCCTGGATTCCCCGGGCCCGCAACGCCCACGCCGACCGGTTGGCCAACGAGGCGATGGACGCCGCGGCGGGTATCGAATCCGCGCCCCGCAGCGCCCCAACGGTCGCGCCGACCGAGACACCGGCCTCGCCGGCCGGCTGGACCGGTGCGCGAGGGGCGCCGACGCGCTTCCTGCTGCTGCGCCACGGCCAGACCGAACTGTCGGTCGAGCGCCGGTATTCGGGGCGGGGTAACCCGGCGCTGACCGAACTGGGCCGCAGGCAGGCCGAGGCCGCGGCCGCCCACCTCGCGCAGCGGGGCGGGATCGACGCCGTCGTCAGCTCACCCCTGCAGCGCGCGTACGACACCGCGGCCGCGGCCGCCAAGGCGCTCGGACTCGACGTCGCGGTCGACGAGGACCTGATCGAAACGGACTTCGGCACGTGGGAAGGATTGACGTTCGGGGAGGCGGCCCAACGTGATCCGGACATCCATGCGCGCTGGTTGAGTGACACCAGCGTGGAACCGCCCGGCGGGGAGAGCTTCGACGCCGTCGCCCACCGGGTCCGGCGGGCGCGTAACCGCATCATCGCCGAGCACGGTGCCTCGACGGTGCTGGTGGTGTCCCATGTGACACCGATCAAGACGATGCTGCGGCTGGCGCTCAACGCCGGTGAAGGGATCCTCTACCGGCTGCACCTCGACCTCGCCTCACTGAGCATCGCGGAGTTCTACCCCGACGGCGGCTCGTCGGTGCGGCTGGTGAACCAGACGGCGTACCTCTAG
- a CDS encoding helix-turn-helix domain-containing protein — protein MQANGSSEDRVDERVRKRLRELRRQRGFTLEEVAARSAIDVSTLSRLESGKRRLALDHLPRLAAALAVSTDELLRPPEAEDPRVHADSHTRHGVTYWPLSRQGSPGGLHAFKIRVSARRRKPPAELPVHEGQDWMYVLSGRLRLILGERDFTVEPGEAVEFSTWTPHWFGVVDGPVEAIVIFGPHGERVHLHT, from the coding sequence ATGCAGGCAAATGGCTCCTCGGAGGACCGCGTCGACGAGCGGGTCCGCAAGCGGTTGCGCGAACTGCGCAGGCAGCGCGGGTTCACCCTCGAGGAGGTGGCGGCCAGATCGGCCATCGACGTGTCGACGCTGAGCCGGCTGGAATCGGGCAAGCGGCGGTTGGCGCTCGACCACCTCCCCCGCCTGGCCGCCGCGCTGGCGGTCAGCACCGACGAACTGCTGCGGCCGCCGGAGGCCGAAGACCCTCGCGTACATGCCGATTCGCACACCCGTCACGGCGTGACGTACTGGCCGTTGAGCCGTCAGGGTTCGCCGGGCGGGCTGCACGCGTTCAAGATCAGAGTCAGCGCGCGGCGGCGCAAACCACCCGCCGAGCTACCGGTGCACGAGGGTCAGGACTGGATGTACGTGCTCTCGGGCCGGCTGCGCCTGATCCTCGGGGAGCGCGACTTCACCGTCGAACCCGGTGAGGCCGTTGAGTTCTCGACGTGGACCCCGCACTGGTTCGGGGTGGTCGACGGCCCGGTGGAGGCGATCGTGATCTTCGGCCCCCACGGTGAGCGCGTTCACCTGCACACCTAG
- a CDS encoding NAD(P)/FAD-dependent oxidoreductase has translation MDNVWDCVIVGGGAAGLSAALVLGRARRRTLVVDAGEQSNAVAHGIGGLLGHDGRPPAELYAAGRRELQNYPVVVRSGDVTSVRRGDVFTVELADGTVEQARRIVLATGMQYRLPELPGLAPLWGTSVFHCPFCHGWEVRDAPVAVLAEGARAVHAALLLRGWTDDIVLLTGDLGEQRALIEAAGVRIDPRPVAEVRGTGDGLEIVFSDGAVLPRRGLMVAPSVCQRSALAEQLGVQFGEPNPLSAEAVWVDEFGRTSVRGVFAAGDVTVQLPQVAAAVAAGSKVAAAVVQSLLADEFGLPVPAWKEDVNV, from the coding sequence ATGGACAACGTATGGGACTGTGTGATCGTCGGGGGCGGGGCCGCGGGCCTGAGCGCCGCGCTGGTGCTGGGCCGGGCGCGCCGCCGCACCCTGGTGGTGGATGCCGGCGAGCAGAGCAACGCCGTGGCACACGGCATCGGGGGACTGCTCGGCCACGACGGGCGGCCGCCTGCGGAGCTGTACGCCGCCGGTCGGCGCGAACTGCAGAACTACCCCGTCGTCGTGCGCTCGGGCGACGTGACGTCGGTGCGGCGCGGGGACGTGTTCACCGTCGAACTCGCCGACGGCACCGTCGAGCAGGCGCGGCGCATCGTGCTCGCCACCGGGATGCAGTACCGGCTGCCGGAGCTGCCCGGCCTCGCACCGCTGTGGGGGACATCGGTGTTCCACTGCCCGTTCTGTCACGGGTGGGAGGTGCGCGACGCCCCCGTCGCGGTGCTCGCCGAGGGTGCCCGCGCGGTGCACGCCGCGCTGCTGTTGCGCGGATGGACCGACGACATCGTGCTGCTCACCGGGGATCTCGGTGAGCAGCGGGCGCTGATCGAAGCCGCGGGCGTGCGCATCGACCCCCGACCGGTCGCGGAGGTGCGCGGCACCGGCGACGGTCTCGAAATCGTCTTCTCCGACGGTGCCGTGCTGCCGCGCCGCGGACTGATGGTCGCGCCGTCGGTGTGTCAGCGCTCGGCACTCGCCGAGCAGTTGGGTGTGCAGTTCGGGGAGCCGAATCCGCTGTCGGCCGAGGCGGTCTGGGTCGACGAGTTCGGCCGCACGTCGGTGCGGGGAGTGTTCGCGGCCGGGGACGTCACCGTCCAGCTGCCTCAGGTGGCCGCGGCGGTCGCGGCCGGGTCGAAGGTGGCCGCTGCGGTGGTACAGAGTCTGCTCGCCGACGAGTTCGGATTGCCGGTTCCGGCATGGAAGGAGGACGTGAATGTCTGA
- a CDS encoding SAM-dependent methyltransferase, whose protein sequence is MSETVDFWEQHYGAKDRVWSGRVNARLAEIVEPLAPGRALDLGCGEGADAIWLARRGWQVVGVDVSPTALRRATEDAAAAGVGQRIRFEQHDLAETFPQGEFDLVSAQFFHSPLDVDRTAALRRAADAVAQGGLLLIVDHGSAPPWGWKDGHEHHLPSAQDVVDGLAPEPGRWERLRVEAVEREATGPEGQVATISDNVILLRRLG, encoded by the coding sequence ATGTCTGAGACGGTGGACTTCTGGGAGCAGCACTACGGTGCGAAGGACCGGGTGTGGAGCGGCCGGGTCAATGCGCGGCTCGCCGAGATCGTCGAACCACTCGCACCGGGGCGCGCGCTCGACCTCGGCTGCGGTGAGGGCGCCGACGCGATCTGGCTGGCCCGCCGCGGTTGGCAGGTGGTGGGCGTCGATGTCTCACCGACCGCGTTGCGCCGGGCCACCGAGGACGCCGCGGCGGCCGGTGTGGGCCAGCGCATCCGGTTCGAACAGCACGACCTCGCCGAGACGTTCCCGCAGGGCGAATTCGATCTGGTGTCGGCGCAGTTCTTCCACTCGCCGCTGGACGTCGACCGCACCGCGGCGCTACGCCGCGCGGCGGACGCGGTGGCCCAAGGCGGGCTCCTGCTGATCGTCGATCACGGGTCCGCCCCGCCGTGGGGGTGGAAGGACGGTCACGAACACCACCTGCCGTCGGCGCAGGACGTGGTGGACGGGCTGGCGCCGGAGCCCGGGCGCTGGGAGCGGTTGCGGGTGGAGGCGGTCGAGCGCGAGGCGACCGGGCCCGAGGGTCAGGTGGCGACGATCTCGGACAACGTCATCCTGCTGCGGCGGCTCGGCTGA